A single region of the Silene latifolia isolate original U9 population chromosome 8, ASM4854445v1, whole genome shotgun sequence genome encodes:
- the LOC141595569 gene encoding uncharacterized protein LOC141595569 — protein sequence MNLLSLNCRGLGNPATVGGFRNLLRKEAPALVFLSETKLSGEEFRRVRTCLDDYDSMEVDCAGRLGGIAFMWKKHVRFVFRSASMHHMDFDIHDESGVWRVTDFYGWPMVADRYLSWELLRELGAQSSDSWGYAFTYDNGQAEEDNRQSRLDRALCNEAWSNSFPRAKLIHLDREWSDHAPIKLLLNRRDERESRGQRLFRFEQIWVGEEGCEDTIRNTWDEGVDVVGMLAHCAEGLQKWKETSIGKIMRDINRKRRRLKVLNEGSRSRGVVRERRRLLKEIADLLKQEEIFWKQRSRAMWLKEGDRNTKYFHRKASQRKQRNHIEKLADDDGRVHKGFDAISGVARGYFSNLFESGQPRDFEHLLDVVEGRVTDRMNNFLRGEYSVEEVELALNRMHPLKAPGPDGMNGLFFQTYWHIVGKAVVRTVLGILRGAPIPDDINKTYIVLIPKKKGPDKMTEFRPISLCNVIYKLVSKVLANRLKLFLGDIVSENQSAFTPGRLITDNILVAFELFHHMKNSRNKNGHMAIKLDMSKAYDLVEWSFLERVLRRMGFELRWVDRVMHCVSSVSFSVLVNGTPTDVFRPERVLRQGDPLSPYLFILCDEVLSGLMRKAVENGSLHGISIAPSTPSVSHLLFADDSIFFAKANLMEANHVKRILSDYELASGQVVNFDKTTTSFSRGTRERDRRDVANCLGIQVVDVQKRYLGLPTVVSHSRKVVAEDRILNIRLSSSKPNDTWIWELEKDGEYSVKTAYQALNRRGEEEAGS from the exons atgaatcTCTTAAGCCTTAACTGCAGGGGGTTGGGCAACCCGGCTACAGTAGGCGGATTCCGTAATTTATTACGGAAAGAGGCCCCCGCTCTAGTCTTTCTCTCTGAGACTAAATTGAGCGGAGAAGAATTTAGGAGAGTGCGTACGTGTTTGGACGATTATGATAGCATGGAGGTGGATTGTGCTGGGAGATTAGGGGGGATTGCTTTCATGTGGAAAAAACATGTTAGATTTGTGTTTAGGTCTGCGTCGATGCACCATATGGATTTCGATATTCATGATGAGAGTGGGGTGTGGCGTGTGACGGACTTTTATGGCTGGCCGATGGTAGCTGATAGATACCTTTCTTGGGAGTTACTTAGGGAATTAGGCGCTCAGTCTAGTGACTCGTGG GGTTATGCTTTTACTTATGATAATGGTCAAGCGGAGGAGGATAACCGTCAGAGTCGTCTGGATCGAGCCCTATGTAATGAAGCTTGGTCTAATTCTTTTCCGAGAGCCAAACTTATTCATCTCGATAGGGAGTGGTCGGACCATGCCCCTATTAAGCTGCTTCTAAATAGGAGGGATGAAAGGGAGTCGCGGGGTCAGCGGCTCTTTCGGTTTGAGCAAATTTGGGTAGGAGAGGAGGGTTGTGAGGATACAATTCGAAATACATGGGACGAGGGGGTGGACGTGGTGGGTATGTTAGCTCATTGTGCTGAGGGCCTGCAAAAATGGAAAGAAACAAGCATCGGTAAAATTATGCGGGACATTAATAGAAAGCGAAGGAGATTAAAAGTCTTGAATGAGGGGAGTCGATCTAGAGGGGTTGTTAGGGAAAGGAGAAGGTTGCTGAAGGAGATAGCCGACTTATTGAAACAAGAAGAAATATTTTGGAAGCAACGATCGAGGGCCATGTGGCTCAAGGAAGGAGATAGAAATACCAAATATTTTCACCGAAAAGCGAGTCAAAGAAAACAAAGGAATCATATTGAGAAACTGGCTGATGATGACGGACGTGTACACAAGGGATTTGATGCGATTTCGGGAGTTGCTCGTGGATATTTTTCGAACCTTTTTGAGTCTGGGCAGCCTAGGGATTTTGAACACCTTCTTGATGTGGTTGAGGGACGGGTGACGgatagaatgaataattttttaagaGGTGAATACAGTGTCGAAGAGGTGGAATTGGCGCTGAACCGGATGCATCCGCTGAAGGCTCCTGGACCGGACGGTATGAATGGTTTATTTTTTCAAACTTATTGGCATATTGTCGGCAAAGCGGTGGTTAGAACTGTCTTGGGTATTTTGAGGGGAGCCCCTATTCCTGAtgatattaataaaacatatatAGTTCTTATACCTAAGAAAAAAGGCCCGGATAAAATGACCGAATTCCGACCCATAAGTTTGTGTAATGTAATCTATAAGTTGGTGTCTAAAGTGCTTGCAAATCGGCTAAAATTATTCTTAGGGGATATTGTTTCGGAAAATCAAAGTGCTTTCACCCCGGGGAGACTTATAACTGATAATATTTTAGTCGCTTTCGAGCTTTTCCATCACATGAAAAATTCTAGGAATAAGAATGGTCACATGGCGATAAAACTAGACATGTCTAAAGCCTATGATCTGGTGGAATGGAGCTTCTTAGAAAGGGTGCTTAGGAGAATGGGTTTTGAGTTGAGGTGGGTTGATAGAGTTATGCACTGTGTTTCGTCGGTTTCCTTTTCGGTCCTGGTGAATGGGACACCTACGGATGTCTTTCGTCCAGAACGGGTGCTGCGACAAGGTGACcctctttctccttatttatttatcttgtgTGATGAAGTCTTGTCGGGTTTAATGAGGAAAGCAGTGGAAAATGGGTCTTTACATGGTATTAGTATTGCCCCCTCTACCCCTTCTGTTTCACATCTTTTATTTGCGGATGATAGCATCTTTTTTGCTAAAGCTAATTTGATGGAAGCTAACCATGTGAAGCGGATTCTCTCGGATTATGAATTAGCATCGGGTCAAGTGGTGAATTTTGATAAGACTACGACCTCTTTTAGTCGGGGTACGAGAGAAAGGGATCGAAGGGATGTGGCGAATTGTCTTGGGATCCAGGTTGTTGATGTGCAGAAACGATACCTCGGGCTCCCAACTGTAGTGAGCCATTCTAGGAAGGTGGTGGCTGAG GACCGAATTCTAAATATTCGGCTCAGTTCTTCTAAGCCGAATGATACATGGATATGGGAGTTGGAGAAAGACGGTGAATACTCAGTTAAAACTGCATACCAAGCACTCAATAGAAGAGGAGAGGAGGAAGCTGGATCGTAG